In Dyadobacter subterraneus, a single genomic region encodes these proteins:
- a CDS encoding BlaI/MecI/CopY family transcriptional regulator — protein sequence MEPTKSELEILQVLWQHGPSTVRFVNDKLNEEKRSVQYSSTLKLMQIMAEKGIVKRDETSMKHIYSPAEEEDKTKKVLLKKFVDTMYKGSASSLVMQLFGNKNTSKEDLQEIRDFLKKLD from the coding sequence ATGGAGCCTACAAAATCTGAGTTAGAAATCTTGCAAGTACTATGGCAGCACGGGCCGTCGACAGTCCGTTTTGTGAATGACAAATTAAATGAAGAGAAACGGTCTGTGCAGTATTCTTCAACCTTGAAACTCATGCAGATCATGGCTGAGAAAGGGATTGTGAAACGCGATGAAACAAGCATGAAACATATTTACAGTCCTGCCGAGGAAGAAGATAAGACCAAAAAAGTTTTGCTGAAAAAATTTGTGGATACGATGTACAAGGGCTCTGCAAGCAGCCTGGTGATGCAGCTTTTTGGTAATAAAAATACCTCAAAAGAGGACTTACAGGAAATCAGGGATTTTCTGAAAAAGTTGGATTAA